A DNA window from Candidatus Protochlamydia naegleriophila contains the following coding sequences:
- a CDS encoding LOG family protein, which yields MENVGDEAPKFDPEHATPRDLFYEQLEQKIQDLIVFSGANPQSLESDLISQIIATSIKMSKEGYDLGQLKLMTRAFKEMRYAYRVFNKYPAAKRISIFGSARTPENHPDYQAAKAFGAGMAHLGWVCITGAADGIMKAGLEGSEKESRFGLSIRLPFEAPSNSLLAGDPKLITFRYFFTRKLMFLSHSDAIAAFPGGVGTQDELFEVLTLMQTGKANIIPVVLLEGEKGSYWNAWQDYIRQNLLSNGWISSEDLHLFYQAPSIEAAVAHIQQFYHRYHSSRYVKDTLVIRLLTALTESQVASLNQEFSPLLKEGAMYQTAALQEETDHLELPRLAFEHNHRHFGLLRLLIDRINSF from the coding sequence ATGGAAAACGTGGGAGATGAGGCGCCGAAATTTGATCCCGAGCACGCTACTCCGCGGGATCTTTTTTACGAACAGCTTGAGCAGAAAATTCAAGATTTAATCGTCTTTAGCGGGGCAAATCCTCAATCGCTTGAGTCAGATTTGATTAGTCAAATCATTGCAACGAGCATCAAGATGTCAAAGGAAGGATATGATTTAGGTCAGCTCAAGCTCATGACGCGTGCCTTCAAAGAAATGCGATATGCGTATCGCGTTTTCAATAAATATCCCGCGGCTAAGCGTATCAGCATCTTTGGTTCGGCTCGCACGCCAGAGAACCATCCCGACTACCAGGCTGCTAAAGCTTTCGGTGCTGGCATGGCTCATTTAGGATGGGTGTGCATTACTGGAGCAGCTGATGGAATCATGAAAGCAGGTTTAGAAGGCTCTGAAAAGGAGTCTCGTTTTGGTTTATCGATTAGACTTCCATTTGAAGCGCCGTCCAATTCTCTTTTAGCAGGCGATCCGAAACTGATCACATTCCGCTATTTCTTTACGCGCAAGCTCATGTTTTTAAGCCATTCCGATGCTATTGCTGCTTTTCCAGGAGGAGTTGGGACGCAGGATGAGCTTTTTGAGGTGTTGACCCTCATGCAGACGGGTAAGGCCAATATTATTCCTGTCGTTTTGCTGGAAGGAGAAAAAGGGTCGTATTGGAATGCATGGCAAGATTATATTCGGCAAAACTTGCTCTCCAATGGGTGGATCAGTTCGGAAGATTTGCACCTCTTTTATCAGGCTCCAAGCATTGAAGCAGCCGTTGCCCACATTCAGCAGTTTTATCATCGCTATCATTCAAGCCGTTATGTCAAAGATACGCTGGTCATCCGTTTGCTGACGGCGCTGACAGAGAGTCAGGTTGCAAGCCTTAACCAAGAATTTTCTCCCCTATTAAAAGAAGGAGCGATGTATCAGACGGCGGCCTTGCAAGAAGAGACTGATCACCTGGAATTGCCTCGTTTGGCTTTTGAGCACAACCACAGGCATTTTGGCCTTTTGCGTTTATTGATCGACCGCATCAATAGTTTTTAG
- a CDS encoding metal ABC transporter solute-binding protein, Zn/Mn family, translated as MRSIFMTLMYFTLLIGAHNVYAVPTVLVSVAPHQFFVEKIADDTVNVQLMVPAGASAHTYEPSPRQMLTASQADIWFRIGEQFENRAIQALKSHNPNLQVVDLRQGLDLIRTDPHGHRGCCPGSEDLHFWLSARLAQTQARTIAEALSQAYPQYCELYNRNLNEFITELKQLDADIQTVLAPLQNRSVLVSHPAYGYFCRDYNLHQYSIEVEGKDPTPQQMTKLLRLSRDLKIKMIFIQPQYNNKAAQLVAHDIGAKIVTLDPYSKYYFKSMLEIAHAFAGE; from the coding sequence ATGCGTTCAATCTTCATGACATTGATGTACTTTACTCTTTTAATAGGTGCTCACAATGTTTATGCTGTTCCAACAGTTTTAGTGAGCGTAGCTCCCCATCAATTTTTTGTAGAAAAGATTGCTGACGACACCGTTAACGTACAACTCATGGTTCCAGCCGGAGCGAGCGCACACACCTATGAACCAAGCCCAAGGCAAATGTTGACAGCCAGCCAGGCCGATATCTGGTTCCGCATAGGAGAACAATTTGAAAACCGTGCCATTCAAGCACTAAAGAGCCACAATCCCAATTTGCAAGTCGTCGATTTACGCCAAGGTTTGGACCTCATTCGTACCGACCCCCATGGCCATAGAGGCTGCTGTCCTGGGTCTGAAGACCTCCATTTTTGGCTAAGTGCCCGCTTGGCGCAAACACAGGCGCGCACAATTGCTGAAGCCTTAAGCCAGGCCTACCCCCAATACTGCGAGCTCTACAACCGCAATTTGAACGAGTTTATAACTGAACTCAAGCAACTCGACGCTGACATTCAGACTGTCTTGGCTCCATTGCAAAATCGCTCCGTTTTAGTCTCCCACCCAGCTTATGGTTATTTCTGCCGCGATTACAATCTACACCAATATTCAATCGAGGTGGAAGGCAAAGATCCAACTCCGCAACAAATGACTAAGCTCTTGAGATTATCGCGTGATCTGAAAATTAAAATGATTTTTATTCAGCCTCAATACAACAATAAGGCTGCTCAACTCGTTGCCCATGATATTGGTGCCAAGATTGTCACACTCGATCCTTACTCCAAATACTATTTTAAAAGCATGCTAGAAATCGCCCATGCATTTGCTGGGGAGTAA
- a CDS encoding Fur family transcriptional regulator, translated as MKRMTRQRSTILECFKDANRPLSAQELLEAASKSIPNINLATIYRNLKTLIEEEILVIVQLPGQPPRYEYNGLEDHHHFLCHTCNRVFDVQESIPVASSSIPEGFQVLKCDITLHGVCLDCTPSDADIL; from the coding sequence ATGAAAAGAATGACACGGCAAAGAAGCACTATTTTAGAGTGTTTTAAAGACGCCAATCGTCCTCTAAGTGCGCAAGAGTTGTTGGAAGCCGCTTCTAAGAGCATTCCAAACATCAACTTAGCAACAATCTATCGCAACTTAAAGACGTTGATAGAGGAAGAAATTCTTGTCATTGTACAATTGCCAGGACAACCCCCTCGCTACGAGTATAACGGTTTAGAAGATCATCACCATTTTCTTTGCCATACTTGCAATCGAGTCTTTGATGTGCAAGAAAGCATTCCAGTTGCCTCCTCTAGTATTCCTGAAGGCTTTCAAGTGTTAAAATGCGATATTACGCTGCATGGAGTGTGTTTAGATTGCACACCTTCCGATGCTGACATTCTTTAG
- a CDS encoding metal ABC transporter permease: MPTFFEAITTNSLLLAALLAGFAASIVSGIIGSYVVVKRIVFIAGSISHAVLSGIGLCIWLERAKGISWVSPLFGALISAILSALILGWIHLYYRQREDSVIAALWSIGMAVGILFISQTPGFNVELTNFLIGNILWVSKTDLYILWGLDICTILLVVCLHKRFLAICFDEEQARLQGLPVNALYMLLLILIAVSIVLLIQVVGIVLVMTMLTIPAAIANLLTSRLSRMMLIAILLSGLFCLAGNAVAYHLDWPTGATIALIAGMAYVLSLSFFRPRKWTATQEVQQTG; encoded by the coding sequence ATGCCGACTTTTTTTGAAGCCATCACGACTAACTCTTTACTTCTGGCCGCCCTTTTGGCTGGCTTTGCAGCCTCAATTGTCAGTGGTATCATCGGCTCTTATGTCGTCGTTAAACGCATTGTCTTTATTGCGGGCAGCATCTCCCATGCCGTCCTCAGTGGAATTGGACTGTGCATCTGGCTTGAACGAGCAAAAGGGATTTCTTGGGTCTCGCCTTTATTTGGAGCCCTCATCTCGGCTATTTTATCGGCTCTCATTCTGGGATGGATTCACTTGTATTATAGGCAAAGGGAAGATTCGGTGATTGCGGCTCTTTGGTCGATCGGAATGGCCGTCGGCATTTTATTCATTTCACAAACACCTGGATTCAATGTTGAGCTGACAAACTTCTTAATCGGAAATATCTTATGGGTCTCTAAAACAGACCTCTACATTCTTTGGGGATTAGATATTTGCACGATTTTGCTCGTCGTATGCCTGCATAAACGCTTTTTAGCCATCTGTTTCGATGAAGAGCAGGCTCGTTTGCAGGGGTTGCCTGTCAATGCCTTATACATGCTGCTGCTCATCCTCATCGCCGTATCGATTGTCTTGCTCATCCAAGTCGTTGGAATTGTGCTAGTCATGACGATGCTGACTATTCCAGCAGCTATTGCCAATTTATTGACCTCACGCTTGTCTCGCATGATGCTCATCGCCATCTTATTGAGCGGATTATTCTGCCTCGCTGGCAATGCAGTGGCCTACCACCTCGATTGGCCAACAGGCGCAACAATTGCCTTAATTGCAGGCATGGCATATGTCTTGAGCCTCTCTTTCTTCCGCCCTCGCAAATGGACAGCCACGCAAGAAGTCCAACAAACTGGCTAG
- a CDS encoding Hsp20/alpha crystallin family protein, translated as MDRNPLVRSSLFRLPSSFPNLWEEMEDKMSQWMGWGAESGVSVSEDNQNVYVEAHLPGLKTDDLDISFHQNTVWIKGERKEEEEDKDKKFYRRAKSSYFYQVDLPTQVEENTEQADYKDGILTITFKKTQQSQTRKISVNDGSKGSIEKKNES; from the coding sequence ATGGATCGCAATCCTTTAGTTCGAAGCTCTCTTTTTCGTCTTCCCTCTTCGTTCCCCAATTTATGGGAAGAAATGGAAGATAAAATGAGCCAGTGGATGGGATGGGGTGCAGAATCGGGCGTAAGCGTCTCCGAAGACAATCAAAACGTCTACGTCGAAGCACATCTTCCTGGATTAAAAACTGACGACTTGGATATTTCTTTTCATCAAAATACCGTTTGGATTAAAGGAGAAAGAAAAGAAGAGGAAGAAGATAAAGATAAAAAGTTCTATCGTCGTGCGAAGAGCTCCTATTTTTATCAGGTCGATCTTCCCACACAAGTTGAAGAAAATACCGAACAAGCCGATTATAAGGATGGTATCTTAACAATCACCTTTAAGAAAACACAGCAGTCGCAAACGAGAAAAATTTCGGTTAACGATGGCTCAAAAGGTTCCATTGAAAAGAAAAATGAATCTTAA
- a CDS encoding metal ABC transporter ATP-binding protein yields MTAIIELDHLSFSYHNTPILTDISFKIQPGEFIGIIGPNGGGKTTLLRLIMGFLKPTKGRIKVFDKAPGSYANTNGRLAYVPQSVRLDREFPISVLEVVLSGLLSDLPWYGVFKSKDHQAAMEALDTVGLRSFSDCPFGTLSGGQAQRVLIARALVSQPQLLLLDEPTASVDSRAEADIYALLKDLKGHMTIMMVTHDLSAAIDHVERLLCVQGQVFSLQPEEVCEHFVVGLYHTPLIQPKQIRTPFSSPI; encoded by the coding sequence ATGACCGCTATTATCGAATTAGACCATCTTTCGTTTTCTTATCACAATACCCCCATTCTTACCGATATTTCTTTCAAGATTCAGCCGGGTGAGTTTATCGGAATCATCGGACCCAACGGGGGAGGAAAAACGACGCTGCTAAGGCTCATCATGGGATTTTTAAAACCAACAAAGGGCAGAATTAAGGTTTTTGACAAGGCTCCTGGGTCCTATGCCAATACTAATGGCCGCCTAGCTTATGTGCCTCAATCTGTACGCCTGGATCGCGAATTTCCTATTTCAGTCTTAGAGGTCGTCCTATCAGGCCTCTTATCGGATCTTCCCTGGTATGGAGTCTTTAAAAGCAAGGATCACCAAGCCGCCATGGAAGCACTCGACACAGTCGGATTGCGCTCTTTTAGCGACTGCCCCTTTGGAACCCTATCTGGTGGGCAAGCACAGCGCGTTCTGATTGCCAGAGCCTTGGTGTCCCAGCCACAACTCTTGTTGCTCGATGAACCGACTGCCAGCGTAGATAGCCGTGCTGAAGCCGATATCTATGCCCTATTAAAAGATTTAAAAGGACACATGACCATCATGATGGTCACGCATGACTTGAGCGCAGCCATTGACCATGTTGAGCGTCTCCTCTGCGTACAAGGGCAGGTTTTTTCCCTGCAACCGGAAGAAGTGTGCGAACACTTCGTAGTCGGCCTCTACCATACCCCTCTTATTCAGCCAAAACAAATCCGTACCCCTTTTTCATCCCCTATATAA
- the mnmA gene encoding tRNA 2-thiouridine(34) synthase MnmA, whose protein sequence is MNQQTVVIGMSGGVDSSVSALLLKEQGYRVIGLFMKNWEEKDDNGVCRSAYDYEDVRRVCEQIDIPYYAVNFVEEYWKQVFTQFIADFQKGWTPNPDILCNREIKFKVFLDKAMELGADFLATGHYCQNLIGHDGHPSLVKGNDPNKDQTYFLYTLNRSILSRVLFPIGSLEKSEVRRLARQHQLATSEKKDSTGICFIGKRDFRSFLSQYVAIQPGNFETLQGKFVGKHMGTAYYTLGQRKGLGIGGAGEAWFVVGKDLERSVVYVEQGADHPALYCNELVATDLSWVGEQPPLPFTCQSKVRYRQNDQVCTIQSIENGQAIVTFASAQRAVTPGQSIVFYDGSTCLGGGVIQQPGPSYFQQKKALPA, encoded by the coding sequence ATGAATCAACAAACTGTCGTCATAGGAATGTCTGGAGGAGTCGACTCTTCCGTTTCAGCTCTTCTCCTTAAAGAACAAGGGTATCGCGTCATAGGTCTTTTCATGAAAAACTGGGAAGAAAAGGATGACAATGGAGTCTGCCGCTCGGCTTATGACTATGAAGATGTGCGCCGCGTGTGTGAGCAGATTGACATTCCTTACTATGCCGTTAACTTTGTCGAAGAGTATTGGAAGCAGGTCTTTACGCAATTCATTGCCGATTTTCAAAAAGGCTGGACTCCCAATCCCGATATTTTATGCAATCGAGAAATCAAATTTAAAGTATTTTTAGACAAGGCGATGGAACTCGGCGCCGACTTTTTAGCGACGGGTCATTACTGTCAAAATTTAATCGGCCACGACGGCCATCCAAGCCTAGTCAAGGGGAATGACCCCAACAAAGACCAGACCTATTTCCTCTATACGCTTAATCGCAGCATCTTGTCTCGTGTTCTCTTTCCCATTGGAAGCCTCGAAAAAAGCGAAGTGCGCCGCCTGGCCCGCCAACATCAATTGGCAACATCCGAAAAAAAAGACAGCACAGGTATTTGCTTTATTGGAAAAAGAGATTTCCGCTCATTTTTGAGTCAATATGTAGCGATTCAGCCTGGCAACTTCGAAACGTTGCAAGGCAAATTTGTAGGCAAGCATATGGGAACCGCCTATTACACCCTCGGACAGCGCAAAGGCTTAGGCATCGGCGGTGCGGGCGAGGCATGGTTTGTTGTTGGCAAAGATCTTGAACGCAGCGTGGTTTACGTCGAACAAGGAGCCGACCATCCGGCTTTATATTGCAACGAATTGGTCGCAACCGACCTAAGCTGGGTAGGAGAGCAACCACCCCTTCCTTTTACCTGTCAATCAAAAGTGCGCTACCGGCAAAATGACCAGGTTTGTACGATTCAAAGCATTGAAAACGGGCAAGCCATCGTCACATTTGCTTCGGCGCAAAGGGCCGTCACTCCCGGTCAATCCATCGTCTTCTACGATGGATCCACTTGCCTGGGAGGAGGCGTCATTCAGCAGCCGGGCCCTTCCTATTTCCAACAGAAAAAGGCATTGCCTGCTTAA